DNA sequence from the Candidatus Saccharibacteria bacterium oral taxon 488 genome:
TAACCCGTATCTCGTGATTTAACGTTGAGAGCTGACAAGAAAAAAGCGATACCTAACGCAAATATGTATAGCTCAATGATAAGCGGTAGAATAAGCAGTGACATCCAAGACAGCTGTGCACCACTAACAAAAATGAATAATAGCACAACAATCATATTAAAAAACAGATTTATCAGAGAGGAGACTGTCCCAGAGATAACAACGATGTACTTTGGAAAATTAATTTTTCTAAGCAGATCACCCCGGCTTACTATAGAATTCAGGCCTTGATTAGTTGCTTCTACAAAAAAATTCCACAAGATTATACCCAATAATAGATATACCGGAAAATGTTGGATATTTCTTCCAACACCGAGGAACTTATCAAACACTATGTATAATATGGAAAAAAGAAAAAGCGGCTTGAGGATACTCCACACATATCCGAGCATAGAACCCTGGTAGCGCAACTTAAAATCTGTAACAACCAATTCCCTTAGGAGAATTCTGTTTTTTCTACTAAAAATTTCCAACCATTTCATAATCTGTATCACTTATTATACAATACGAGAGGAGTATTATGAATAGACTTGCGATTATCGTTCTTAATTGGAATGGT
Encoded proteins:
- a CDS encoding ABC transporter permease; this encodes MKWLEIFSRKNRILLRELVVTDFKLRYQGSMLGYVWSILKPLFLFSILYIVFDKFLGVGRNIQHFPVYLLLGIILWNFFVEATNQGLNSIVSRGDLLRKINFPKYIVVISGTVSSLINLFFNMIVVLLFIFVSGAQLSWMSLLILPLIIELYIFALGIAFFLSALNVKSRDTGYLWEVITQAAFYATPVIYPLQMVLQKSSVAVDLLFLNPVTQIIQDSRYILITKDTMVMWDRLNIWMLSIPFLVIVIVGVFAIWYFKKRSRTFAEEI